The following are from one region of the Mesorhizobium sp. B4-1-4 genome:
- a CDS encoding ABC transporter substrate-binding protein — translation MNKNYRILDLIRRNRTPLENHLIDGLVDGRVSRRDFIRHGSLLGLSLPLLGGITTAAGLGGMPSLARAAGAAGATIRVASSVPAAAIDPVTIADAGGLLVMQQVAEFLCVDGPDLVLKPALAESWKPNDNGSVWTFKLRKGVKFHSGGEMKAEDVVASIDRLADPANSSNALSVFTGILSKGASKKVDDYTVEFHLDAPNGNFPYMLSSDNYNAVIIPASYKGDYEKSFDGTGPFKVEKYTPKVGASFVRNDDYWGEKALPDRTEFTFFTDVQPMILALQGGQVDIINQMPVLAGVALLNDPSVDIISLKSSAHQQLHLRCDDGPLKDARVRRAIALSIDRKKLVAGLMKGRAVAGNDSPFAAVYPSTDASVPQREQDIAQAKQLMEAAGAGKGFKITLTTERYLEIPEYAQLIQNWVKEIGIELELNILDQSAYYGDAVFGKSNWLDSVMGITDYGHRGVPNVYLAAPLKSDGTWNAAHFKNKDYDTLATSYIAALDLEAQKATAGKIQKLLLEETPVIFGYFYDYLTATAKGVAGVQPTAMSQLFLEKASKA, via the coding sequence ATGAACAAGAATTACCGCATTCTCGATCTCATCCGCCGTAACCGCACGCCGCTCGAAAACCATCTGATCGATGGCCTCGTCGATGGCCGTGTCAGCCGCCGCGACTTCATCCGGCATGGCAGCCTGCTCGGCCTGTCGCTGCCGCTGCTTGGCGGCATAACCACGGCGGCCGGCCTGGGCGGCATGCCGTCGCTCGCCCGCGCCGCTGGCGCAGCCGGCGCCACAATCCGCGTCGCCAGCAGCGTGCCGGCAGCAGCCATCGACCCCGTCACCATCGCGGATGCCGGCGGCCTGCTGGTCATGCAGCAGGTCGCTGAATTCCTCTGCGTCGACGGTCCCGATCTCGTGCTCAAGCCGGCACTGGCCGAAAGCTGGAAGCCGAACGACAACGGCTCGGTGTGGACCTTCAAGCTGCGCAAGGGCGTGAAATTCCATAGCGGCGGCGAAATGAAGGCCGAGGACGTGGTGGCCAGCATCGACCGCCTCGCCGATCCAGCCAATTCCTCCAACGCTCTGTCGGTCTTCACCGGCATCCTGTCGAAGGGCGCCAGCAAGAAGGTCGACGATTACACGGTGGAATTCCACCTCGACGCGCCCAACGGCAACTTCCCTTACATGCTGTCGTCCGACAACTACAACGCCGTAATCATCCCGGCGAGCTACAAGGGCGACTACGAAAAGAGCTTCGACGGCACCGGGCCGTTCAAGGTTGAGAAATACACACCGAAAGTCGGCGCGTCGTTCGTCCGCAACGACGACTATTGGGGCGAGAAGGCGCTGCCGGATCGCACGGAATTCACCTTCTTCACCGATGTGCAGCCGATGATCCTGGCGCTGCAAGGCGGCCAGGTCGACATCATCAACCAGATGCCGGTGCTGGCTGGCGTCGCCCTGCTCAACGATCCGAGTGTCGACATCATCAGCCTGAAGTCTTCAGCGCATCAGCAACTGCATCTGCGCTGCGACGACGGCCCGCTGAAGGATGCGCGCGTGCGCCGCGCCATCGCGCTCAGCATCGACCGCAAAAAGCTGGTCGCAGGTCTGATGAAGGGGCGCGCCGTGGCGGGCAATGACAGTCCGTTCGCCGCGGTCTACCCTTCGACCGATGCGAGCGTGCCACAGCGCGAGCAGGACATCGCGCAGGCCAAGCAGTTGATGGAAGCCGCCGGTGCCGGCAAGGGCTTCAAGATAACGCTGACCACCGAGCGTTACCTCGAAATCCCGGAATATGCCCAGCTCATCCAGAACTGGGTCAAAGAGATCGGCATCGAGCTCGAACTCAACATCCTCGACCAGAGCGCCTACTACGGAGACGCGGTGTTCGGCAAATCGAACTGGCTGGATTCGGTGATGGGCATCACCGACTATGGCCATCGCGGCGTGCCGAACGTCTATCTCGCGGCTCCCTTGAAGAGCGACGGCACCTGGAACGCCGCGCATTTCAAGAACAAGGACTATGACACGCTGGCGACCAGCTATATCGCCGCGCTCGATCTCGAAGCGCAGAAGGCGACGGCGGGCAAGATCCAGAAGCTGCTGCTCGAGGAAACGCCTGTCATCTTCGGCTATTTCTACGACTACCTGACGGCAACGGCGAAGGGTGTGGCCGGCGTGCAGCCGACCGCCATGTCGCAGTTGTTCCTCGAAAAGGCGTCGAAGGCCTAA
- a CDS encoding ABC transporter ATP-binding protein, producing MTEPVKAQDAKAKNALELEDLSVAYRVAGRNRAVLRNLSLTIGLGEAYGLVGESGCGKSTVALTVVRYLPRNGSITGGAISLDGKDLMKLDAEALRRARAESVSMVYQDPGKALNPSIRIGRQLTEIFELGGITGQAATDRAIAMLNRVRISDPPSVMQRYPHQLSGGMQQRVAIAMALANDPSMLILDEPTTGLDATVEAEVLDLIAQLRQELSASILFISHNLAVVSNMCDRVGVLYAGMLVEEGPTEVVFNDPRHPYTVALLRCLPRGGQRKDQGRLDTIPGFLPGIGATITGCAFADRCALATERCRTELPPLYDLSDERGKRLSRCHYHDKAQALPRATPSDVAPAPRPAAQPVLRVAGMNKTYASHGHPLRAVKDVSLDLRPGETLGLVGESGSGKTTFARLLLGLVPPDDGGLIELEGKALAPKLENRGDDQVKAMQIVFQNPDSALNRSHSIRHILGRALKRLAGLSGKPLETRLDDLVRSVRLTDRHLAVKPRQLSGGLKQRVAIARAFAGDPRIVVCDEPTSALDVSVQAAILNLLADLQSKEDVSYVFISHDLGVVRYLSDKIAVLYLGRIMELGPSEAVFSGPHHPYTEALLSAVPKLDQTETARIRLDGEIPSAVNPPSGCVFHTRCPRKIGPICEQQEPPLAEAQPGHSIRCHIPYPELARLQKGVVIEAA from the coding sequence ATGACTGAACCCGTCAAGGCACAGGACGCAAAAGCAAAAAACGCGCTCGAACTCGAGGATCTCTCGGTCGCCTACCGTGTCGCTGGCCGCAACCGCGCGGTGCTGCGCAATCTGAGCCTCACCATCGGCCTGGGCGAAGCCTATGGGCTGGTCGGTGAATCCGGCTGCGGCAAATCCACCGTCGCGCTCACCGTGGTCCGCTATCTGCCCAGGAACGGTTCGATCACCGGCGGCGCGATCTCGCTCGACGGCAAGGATCTGATGAAGCTCGATGCCGAGGCGCTCAGGCGGGCCCGCGCCGAAAGCGTGTCCATGGTCTATCAGGATCCGGGCAAGGCATTGAACCCGTCGATCCGTATCGGCCGGCAACTGACCGAGATTTTCGAGCTTGGCGGCATAACCGGACAGGCCGCCACCGATCGGGCGATCGCCATGCTCAACCGGGTGCGCATCTCCGATCCGCCAAGCGTCATGCAGCGCTATCCGCACCAGCTGTCGGGCGGCATGCAGCAGCGCGTGGCGATCGCCATGGCGCTGGCCAACGATCCCTCCATGCTGATCCTCGACGAGCCGACCACCGGACTCGACGCCACCGTCGAGGCCGAGGTGCTCGACCTCATCGCGCAACTGCGGCAAGAACTCTCGGCCTCGATCCTGTTCATCAGCCACAATCTCGCCGTCGTCTCCAATATGTGCGACCGCGTCGGCGTCCTCTATGCCGGCATGCTGGTCGAGGAAGGACCGACGGAGGTCGTCTTCAACGATCCCCGCCATCCCTATACCGTCGCCCTGCTGCGCTGCCTCCCACGCGGTGGCCAGCGCAAGGACCAGGGCCGGCTCGACACCATCCCCGGCTTCCTGCCCGGCATTGGCGCCACCATCACCGGCTGTGCCTTCGCCGACCGCTGTGCGTTGGCGACCGAGCGCTGCCGCACCGAATTGCCGCCCCTCTATGATCTGAGCGACGAGCGCGGCAAGCGCTTGTCGCGCTGCCACTATCACGACAAGGCGCAAGCGCTGCCGCGCGCCACACCCAGCGATGTGGCGCCCGCGCCAAGGCCTGCGGCCCAACCTGTGTTGCGGGTGGCGGGAATGAACAAGACCTATGCCAGCCATGGCCATCCCTTGCGTGCCGTCAAGGACGTCTCGCTTGATCTCAGACCCGGCGAGACGCTGGGGCTGGTCGGCGAATCCGGCTCAGGCAAGACCACCTTCGCCAGGCTGCTGCTCGGCCTGGTACCACCCGATGATGGCGGCCTCATAGAACTGGAGGGCAAGGCGCTGGCGCCGAAGCTGGAGAACCGTGGCGACGACCAGGTCAAGGCGATGCAGATCGTCTTCCAGAATCCGGATTCAGCACTCAACCGCTCGCATTCGATCCGCCACATCCTTGGGCGGGCGTTGAAGCGGCTGGCCGGTCTCTCCGGCAAGCCGCTGGAGACGCGTCTCGACGATCTGGTCCGCTCGGTGCGGCTCACCGACCGGCACCTGGCCGTTAAGCCGCGCCAGCTGTCGGGCGGATTGAAGCAGCGCGTCGCCATCGCCCGCGCCTTCGCCGGTGACCCGCGCATCGTCGTCTGCGACGAGCCGACATCGGCGCTCGACGTCTCCGTGCAGGCGGCGATCCTCAACCTGCTCGCCGATCTGCAGTCGAAGGAAGACGTCAGCTACGTCTTCATCTCGCATGACCTAGGCGTGGTGCGTTATCTCTCCGACAAGATCGCCGTGCTCTATCTCGGCCGCATCATGGAGCTCGGGCCATCGGAAGCCGTCTTCTCCGGCCCGCATCATCCCTATACCGAAGCACTGCTCTCGGCCGTGCCAAAGCTCGACCAGACCGAGACGGCGCGCATCCGGCTCGACGGCGAAATCCCCAGCGCCGTCAACCCGCCCTCCGGCTGCGTATTCCATACGCGCTGCCCGCGCAAAATCGGCCCGATCTGCGAACAGCAGGAGCCACCGCTCGCCGAGGCGCAACCTGGACATTCCATCCGTTGCCACATCCCCTATCCGGAGCTGGCGAGATTGCAGAAGGGTGTCGTCATCGAAGCGGCATAG
- a CDS encoding molybdopterin guanine dinucleotide-containing S/N-oxide reductase, with translation MESETLLTTMHWGTYEVRAENGRLVGVEPWSGDPDPSPIGKSMLGTVQGDLRVARPAVRRGWLEGNRSTTNGRRGSEPFVEVSWETALDIVAAELDRVRVEHGNSAIYAGSYGWASAGRFHHAQSQVHRFLNTIGGYTSSVLSYSYGAAEIILPHVLGGTDGLTGNHSTWDGIERHSKLIVAFGGLPWRNAQIQGGGAARHEAAAALRKAVGNGARLVNVSPVRDDAPRGVDTEWLPLRPNSDTAMMLALCHVLVSERLHDEGFLARYCTGFEIVRAYILGESDGQPKDAAWAAALSGVAEDRIVALGREMAAKRTMLMVSWSLQRADHGEQPYWAAITLAALLGEVGLPGGGFGFGYSSTNGAGRPEMGFRWPSVPQGKNRVPDLIPVARIADMLLNPGGSFEFNGAAMSYPDVRLVYWAGGNPFHHHQDLNRLVEAWQRPETIIVHEPFWTATARHADIVLPVTTPLERNDLAFSNRENLVVAMKQAIDPVGEARDDYQIFCGLSARLGASEAFTEGRDASQWIRVLYEQAKDNAGAAGVEMPSFDRFWQDGHADLARQVTSQTLLGSFRADPERNRLATPSGRIELFSSTIDGFGYNDCPGHAVWREPREWLGSDLAERLPLHLLSPQPADKLHSQYDHGSVSRAGKVSDRAPLWINPVDAAARGIQDGAVVLVSNDRGSCLAGAVLTDGLIPGVVQLPTGAWFDPAEPGQPHSLEKHGNPNVLTPDRGTSRLAQSPTCNSTLVEVSLFAGVIPAVTAFDPPVTVSSLNRPGVAGPIPRS, from the coding sequence ATGGAGTCCGAGACCCTGCTCACCACCATGCATTGGGGGACATACGAAGTCCGTGCCGAGAACGGCAGGCTCGTTGGCGTCGAGCCATGGAGCGGCGACCCCGATCCATCGCCGATCGGCAAGTCCATGCTCGGCACGGTACAGGGGGATCTGCGCGTGGCACGTCCTGCCGTGAGGCGCGGCTGGCTCGAGGGAAACAGGTCCACCACCAACGGCCGGCGGGGCAGCGAGCCCTTTGTCGAAGTGTCGTGGGAAACGGCACTGGACATCGTGGCGGCCGAACTGGACCGGGTTCGCGTCGAGCATGGAAACAGTGCAATCTATGCGGGATCCTATGGATGGGCGAGCGCGGGAAGATTCCACCACGCCCAGAGCCAGGTGCACCGCTTTCTCAACACGATCGGCGGCTATACGAGCTCGGTGTTGAGCTATTCCTATGGCGCGGCCGAAATCATCCTGCCGCATGTGCTTGGCGGGACCGACGGCCTGACGGGCAATCATTCCACCTGGGACGGTATCGAACGGCACAGCAAGCTGATCGTCGCCTTCGGCGGGCTGCCCTGGCGCAACGCGCAGATACAAGGCGGCGGCGCGGCGCGCCACGAGGCTGCGGCCGCCCTGCGCAAAGCCGTCGGCAATGGCGCCCGCCTCGTCAATGTTTCGCCGGTGCGCGACGACGCGCCGCGCGGTGTCGACACCGAATGGCTGCCGCTTCGGCCGAACAGCGACACGGCGATGATGCTGGCCTTGTGCCATGTCCTGGTCAGCGAACGCCTTCATGACGAGGGGTTTCTGGCGCGCTACTGCACCGGTTTCGAGATCGTTCGCGCCTACATCCTCGGGGAAAGCGACGGGCAACCGAAGGACGCGGCATGGGCTGCCGCCCTGAGCGGCGTGGCCGAGGACCGGATCGTCGCCCTGGGCAGGGAGATGGCCGCCAAGCGCACCATGTTGATGGTCAGCTGGTCGCTGCAGCGGGCCGACCATGGCGAACAACCTTACTGGGCCGCGATTACGCTTGCCGCACTGCTTGGCGAGGTCGGGTTGCCGGGCGGCGGGTTTGGCTTCGGTTATTCGTCGACAAATGGCGCCGGCAGACCGGAGATGGGATTTCGCTGGCCATCCGTTCCGCAAGGCAAGAACCGCGTGCCTGACTTGATTCCCGTCGCCCGCATTGCCGACATGCTGCTTAATCCAGGCGGGTCGTTCGAATTCAATGGCGCCGCGATGTCCTATCCCGACGTCAGGCTCGTCTACTGGGCCGGCGGCAACCCGTTCCACCACCATCAGGACCTGAACCGCCTCGTCGAGGCATGGCAACGGCCTGAGACGATCATCGTCCACGAGCCGTTCTGGACGGCAACAGCACGCCATGCCGACATCGTGCTGCCGGTCACCACGCCGCTGGAGAGGAATGACCTCGCTTTCTCGAACCGTGAAAATCTCGTCGTCGCCATGAAGCAGGCGATCGATCCGGTCGGTGAGGCACGCGACGATTACCAGATCTTCTGCGGTCTCTCGGCGCGACTCGGTGCCAGCGAAGCCTTCACCGAAGGGCGCGATGCCTCTCAATGGATTCGTGTGCTTTACGAACAGGCCAAGGATAATGCGGGCGCGGCCGGGGTCGAGATGCCGTCATTCGACCGTTTCTGGCAGGATGGCCATGCGGATCTTGCCCGGCAAGTCACCTCGCAGACATTGCTTGGCTCCTTCCGCGCCGATCCGGAGCGGAACCGGTTGGCGACGCCGTCAGGCCGCATCGAGCTGTTTTCCTCGACGATCGATGGTTTCGGCTATAACGACTGTCCCGGCCACGCGGTGTGGCGGGAGCCCAGGGAATGGCTGGGCAGCGACCTTGCGGAGCGGCTCCCCCTGCATCTCCTGTCGCCGCAGCCTGCGGACAAGCTCCACAGCCAGTACGATCATGGCTCGGTCAGCCGCGCGGGAAAGGTGTCGGATCGCGCACCGCTGTGGATCAATCCGGTGGATGCCGCGGCACGCGGCATACAGGACGGGGCGGTCGTCCTTGTTTCCAACGATCGCGGGTCATGCCTGGCGGGCGCCGTGCTGACGGACGGCTTGATCCCTGGCGTGGTCCAGCTGCCGACCGGCGCATGGTTCGACCCTGCCGAGCCAGGACAGCCGCACAGCCTGGAAAAGCATGGCAACCCGAACGTGCTGACACCAGACCGGGGGACGTCGCGCCTTGCTCAGTCACCGACCTGCAATTCGACGCTGGTCGAGGTGTCGCTGTTTGCCGGGGTCATTCCGGCGGTGACAGCCTTCGATCCGCCTGTCACAGTAAGTTCACTAAACCGCCCGGGCGTGGCCGGGCCGATACCTCGTTCATAA
- a CDS encoding ABC transporter substrate-binding protein, with translation MPRHFRMIDAARRSLTAIENSAVDELLAGRLDRRGFLRHGSVLGLSLPFLGSLVAAAGFGTQQARAEGKPGGTVRAGVATPGGAIDPVTYYDSGSYQLVFQTAEFLCVTQPDLTLKPVLAESWSPNEDGSVWTFKLRKGVKFHNGEDFKADDVVATFDRLADPNGASNALSVFKGLLSKGGTQKVDDHTVAFHLDAPNGSFPYSLSIDNYNAVILPASYKGDYEKTFEGTGPFRLESYTPKVGATFVRNPDYWGEKALPDRLEFKFYGDVQLRILALQAGEVDILDAVPLDVSQVVLNSPDITVLRVASTAHRQLHMRCDMAPFTDKRVRQALALCIDRSKLVDGLCRGMAATGNDSPFAPAFPATDKSVPQRTQDIAKAKQLLEAAGLASGFDITLTTLRYSDIPGYAQLFQNFAKEIGARIALNIEDQDKYYGKAVFGQSDWLDSPLGITDYAHRSVPNVFLKSPLVSDGPWNAAHFKNPAYDGMVTSYLKALDIGAQRAAASDIQKLLLDETPVIFSYFPDLLVPVRKNVSGLPPIAAGLLLDRVSLG, from the coding sequence ATGCCAAGGCATTTCAGGATGATCGACGCCGCTCGCAGAAGCCTCACCGCAATCGAAAATTCCGCTGTCGACGAATTGCTGGCCGGCAGGCTCGACCGGCGCGGTTTCCTGCGCCATGGCAGCGTGCTTGGCCTTTCCCTGCCGTTCCTGGGCAGCCTTGTCGCCGCAGCCGGTTTCGGCACGCAGCAAGCGCGCGCCGAGGGGAAGCCGGGCGGCACTGTGCGCGCCGGCGTCGCTACGCCCGGCGGCGCCATCGATCCCGTCACCTACTATGACAGCGGCAGCTACCAGCTGGTTTTCCAGACCGCCGAGTTTCTCTGCGTCACCCAGCCCGACCTCACCTTGAAACCGGTGCTGGCGGAAAGCTGGTCGCCGAACGAGGATGGCAGCGTGTGGACCTTCAAGCTGCGCAAGGGCGTGAAATTCCACAATGGCGAGGACTTCAAGGCCGACGACGTCGTCGCGACCTTCGACCGGCTGGCCGATCCGAATGGCGCCTCCAACGCGCTGTCGGTGTTCAAGGGCCTGCTGTCGAAGGGCGGCACGCAAAAGGTCGACGACCACACCGTCGCTTTCCATCTCGATGCGCCGAACGGCAGCTTTCCCTATTCGTTATCGATCGACAACTACAACGCCGTCATCCTGCCGGCGAGCTACAAGGGCGACTACGAAAAGACCTTTGAAGGCACCGGTCCGTTCCGGCTGGAAAGCTACACGCCGAAGGTCGGCGCGACCTTCGTCCGCAACCCCGACTATTGGGGCGAGAAGGCCCTGCCTGATCGCCTTGAGTTCAAGTTCTACGGCGACGTGCAGCTACGCATCCTGGCACTGCAGGCCGGCGAGGTCGACATCCTCGACGCCGTCCCACTCGACGTCAGCCAGGTGGTGCTGAACAGCCCCGACATCACGGTGCTGCGCGTCGCCTCGACCGCGCACCGCCAGCTCCACATGCGTTGCGACATGGCGCCGTTCACGGACAAGCGTGTGCGCCAGGCGCTGGCGCTGTGCATTGATCGCTCCAAGCTGGTCGACGGCCTCTGCCGCGGCATGGCCGCGACCGGCAATGACAGCCCGTTCGCGCCGGCCTTCCCCGCCACCGACAAGTCGGTGCCACAACGCACGCAGGATATTGCCAAGGCCAAGCAACTGCTCGAGGCGGCGGGGCTGGCCAGCGGCTTCGACATCACCCTGACGACGCTGCGCTATTCCGACATTCCAGGCTACGCGCAGCTGTTCCAGAACTTCGCCAAGGAGATCGGCGCGCGCATCGCGCTCAACATCGAGGACCAGGACAAATATTACGGCAAGGCGGTGTTCGGCCAGTCGGACTGGCTGGACAGCCCGCTCGGCATCACCGATTACGCGCATCGCAGCGTGCCGAATGTCTTCCTGAAGAGCCCGCTGGTCAGCGACGGCCCATGGAATGCGGCGCATTTCAAGAACCCCGCCTATGACGGCATGGTCACGTCCTATCTGAAAGCGCTCGACATCGGCGCGCAGCGCGCGGCCGCGTCCGACATACAGAAACTGCTGCTCGATGAGACGCCGGTCATCTTCAGCTATTTCCCGGATCTGCTGGTGCCGGTGCGCAAGAAT
- a CDS encoding ABC transporter permease — MLSFFARRVSLSLITLFLLSIMVFLGGQVLPGNVGRAILGPFADQRAVDALNHSLGVDRPLLTQYATWIWNFVRGDMGTSYIFRSPVAPFVVNALGNSMKLAAVAFVLVVPIGILGGVIAALNLNRPLDRIISLGGLSVTVLPEFVTGIILILIFGVWLRWLPISAAWPKDAGFFTQLYYLILPALPLFLVLFGYIARMARSGMIEALDSDYTRTAVLKGLPWRTVIWRHVLRNALLPTITVIATQTGYLIGGLVVIETLFRYQGIGSLIFTAARGKDFPMLESGILTIGIVYAVATLIADFLYSVLNPRIRLGTDQ, encoded by the coding sequence ATTCTCTCCTTCTTCGCCCGGCGTGTGTCGCTGTCGCTGATCACATTGTTCTTGCTCAGCATCATGGTGTTTCTGGGCGGCCAGGTTCTGCCCGGCAATGTCGGACGCGCGATATTGGGCCCGTTCGCCGACCAGCGGGCCGTGGACGCGCTCAACCACTCCCTCGGCGTCGATCGCCCGCTCCTCACCCAATATGCGACCTGGATCTGGAACTTCGTCCGGGGAGACATGGGCACCTCCTACATCTTCCGCTCGCCGGTCGCGCCGTTCGTCGTCAACGCGCTCGGCAATTCGATGAAGCTGGCCGCGGTCGCCTTCGTGCTGGTGGTGCCGATCGGCATCCTGGGCGGCGTCATTGCGGCGCTTAATCTCAACCGGCCGCTCGACCGCATCATCAGCCTTGGCGGCCTGTCGGTGACGGTGCTGCCGGAGTTTGTCACCGGCATCATCCTGATCCTGATCTTCGGTGTGTGGCTGCGCTGGCTGCCGATCTCGGCCGCATGGCCCAAGGACGCGGGCTTCTTCACCCAGCTCTATTACCTCATCCTGCCCGCTTTGCCGCTGTTCCTGGTGTTGTTCGGCTATATCGCGCGCATGGCGCGCTCCGGCATGATCGAGGCGCTCGATTCCGATTACACGCGAACCGCCGTGCTGAAGGGCCTGCCATGGCGCACGGTGATCTGGCGCCACGTGCTGCGCAATGCGCTCTTGCCCACCATCACCGTCATTGCCACCCAGACCGGCTATCTCATTGGCGGCCTGGTGGTGATCGAGACGCTGTTCCGCTACCAGGGCATCGGCTCGCTGATCTTCACCGCCGCGCGCGGCAAGGACTTTCCAATGCTGGAATCGGGCATTCTCACCATCGGCATCGTCTATGCCGTGGCGACATTGATCGCCGACTTCCTCTATTCCGTGCTCAATCCACGCATCCGGCTGGGGACAGACCAATGA
- a CDS encoding ABC transporter permease, with protein sequence MSAVQTTSPARQDDTRRRSPAAEVLSSLMRSGTFLTGLAIVLFWVACALFGEHFAPYDPLADDIINALSPPSAEHWFGTDQIGRDVFSRVIVGSRDILTVAPLATLLATVAGTALGLLTGYFRGIVDDVVSRILEAFMAIPVVIVALLAIVALGTSKTTVIIVIGLSFAPIIARTVRSAVLAERELDYVAAAQLRHESAFHTMFVEILPNVIPPILVETTVRLGYAIFAVATLSFMGFGIQPPSPDWGLSISSNYGMIGGGFWWTVLFDALAIASLVIGVNLAADGVHGAFND encoded by the coding sequence ATGAGCGCCGTCCAGACCACCTCTCCTGCTCGACAAGACGACACGCGCCGGCGCAGCCCGGCAGCGGAGGTCCTGTCCTCGCTCATGCGTTCCGGCACCTTTCTGACCGGTCTGGCCATCGTCCTGTTCTGGGTCGCCTGCGCGCTGTTCGGCGAACATTTCGCGCCCTATGATCCGCTTGCCGACGACATCATCAACGCGCTGTCGCCGCCTTCGGCCGAACACTGGTTCGGCACCGACCAGATCGGCCGCGACGTCTTCTCGCGCGTCATTGTCGGCTCGCGCGATATCCTGACCGTCGCACCGCTCGCCACCTTGCTGGCGACTGTCGCCGGCACCGCGCTTGGCCTGCTCACCGGTTACTTCCGCGGCATCGTCGACGATGTCGTCAGCCGCATCCTCGAAGCCTTCATGGCCATCCCCGTGGTCATCGTGGCGCTGCTCGCCATCGTCGCGCTCGGCACCTCCAAGACCACCGTCATCATCGTCATCGGCCTGAGCTTCGCGCCGATCATCGCGCGCACCGTGCGCTCGGCGGTGCTGGCGGAGCGCGAACTCGACTACGTCGCCGCCGCACAGCTCCGGCACGAGAGCGCCTTCCACACGATGTTCGTCGAGATCCTGCCCAACGTCATCCCACCGATCCTGGTCGAGACCACGGTGCGGCTGGGCTATGCCATCTTCGCGGTCGCCACACTCTCCTTCATGGGCTTTGGCATCCAGCCGCCCTCACCCGACTGGGGACTGTCCATCTCAAGCAACTACGGCATGATCGGCGGCGGCTTCTGGTGGACGGTGCTGTTCGATGCGCTGGCCATCGCCTCGCTGGTGATCGGCGTCAATCTGGCCGCCGACGGCGTTCATGGAGCCTTCAATGACTGA
- a CDS encoding LysR family transcriptional regulator — MDTENLRSFLEVAEHGSFTVAASRLNLAQSTVSARIRGLEEQLGRRLFVRDRDGVTLTPAGRQFLPHASSITRTWEQSRQDIAVPDGYESLLRLTAPAYLWERITSPWVEWMRAERPNVALRLEGSFPDLAIDQLAEGLLDICILYLPRPHPGIVYETLAVDQVVLVQHAGQTKPWTENYILMDWGLEFRIEHDRAFAGMVKPAISAGLVFIGLQHVLSQQAAAYLPLSAVSGHIERGEMRRIDNTPVFQRPIYLAYPSNPVSSDVLDVALTGLRTLAGDWHSDQGFSEGDRSLGMTGRT, encoded by the coding sequence ATGGATACCGAGAACCTGCGCAGTTTCCTTGAGGTCGCCGAACATGGCAGCTTCACCGTCGCGGCCAGCCGGCTCAACCTCGCCCAATCCACCGTCAGCGCGCGGATCAGGGGGCTGGAGGAACAGTTGGGGCGCCGGCTTTTCGTCAGGGATCGCGATGGCGTCACGCTCACGCCGGCCGGCCGGCAGTTCCTGCCGCACGCATCGTCGATCACCCGAACCTGGGAGCAATCCAGGCAGGACATCGCTGTTCCCGATGGCTATGAGAGCCTGCTGCGGCTGACGGCTCCCGCCTATTTGTGGGAGCGCATCACCTCGCCATGGGTCGAATGGATGCGTGCCGAACGGCCAAATGTAGCGCTGCGGCTCGAAGGCAGTTTTCCGGATCTGGCGATCGACCAGTTGGCGGAAGGCTTGCTCGACATCTGTATCCTCTATCTGCCGCGCCCGCATCCCGGCATCGTCTACGAGACGCTCGCCGTCGATCAGGTTGTGCTCGTTCAGCATGCGGGTCAGACGAAGCCATGGACCGAAAACTACATTCTGATGGACTGGGGGCTCGAATTTCGCATCGAACATGACCGTGCCTTCGCCGGCATGGTCAAGCCGGCGATTTCGGCCGGGCTGGTCTTCATCGGGCTGCAGCATGTCCTGTCGCAGCAGGCGGCGGCCTATCTCCCGCTCAGCGCTGTCAGCGGCCATATCGAGCGCGGCGAGATGCGGCGCATCGACAACACGCCGGTGTTCCAGCGGCCGATCTATCTTGCCTATCCCTCGAACCCGGTTTCCTCGGATGTCCTGGATGTCGCGCTCACCGGGTTGCGCACGCTGGCCGGGGACTGGCACAGCGATCAGGGTTTTTCGGAAGGCGATCGTTCGCTGGGCATGACCGGGCGGACGTGA